A segment of the Nerophis lumbriciformis linkage group LG08, RoL_Nlum_v2.1, whole genome shotgun sequence genome:
ACTCCCGGCCCAAAacagggcaaccataactgtgatgtggccctctatgaaaataagtttgacacccatgttatcAAGAGTTGGCAATTTGTTAAATGTTGGTGAGTGTCTGGATAAAAGGTGCTTGGTAATGGATGTAAAGTTAGTTTGAAACACCGTGGCCCAATCCACCTTACTAAGATTGTACTGATTTACCAAGTCTGGAAGTAGAAAGAGACAAAATGCAGCTTTCAAATCACTTTTTTAATAAGACAATGACAAGGTCTGTACATGGATCCCACCCGGAACCAAATAAGAGCTGCAGCAAAGACTTGACTGCGTGAAAGGTGGGGTCCCTGATGGAGCTTTGCTGCACATCATGCTACAGATATAGGCGGCCATCATCGTATGATATCCCGATAATCGAGACAGGTGAAGGACATTCCTTTGGAGAGATGATTTGACCCACTCTGAATTCAAAACGCGTCCCAACAAGCATGTTTCAGAGGCATTTTGTTGAATAATCAGCACAATTAGGTATCAAGACGTGACAGTTTAATATACAGCCCATAATAAGGGGATTGAGTGAGGGCTGATGCAATCTTTTCTTTAAGACATGTAACAATTCAGGACATTCCCATTTGCAGCAATGAAGAAACACCCTTCTAGCAAATACTAGTCATCATAGTACTGTGTCATAGTCCATTAAAGAGCCCCAGCCCAAGAATGCTGATAAACTCAGCATTATTAGAAAAATGATATAAAACAGGAACAAAAGAACAGGCAAAGGTGGTGAACTTTAGAACTGATTAATTGAATATTCGAGAAGCAAGCCCTAAAATGTTGAGATAAAGTCTGCTACGCAGGACAAGCTTTTATTTTTAACCAGCAACCCAATTTGCAGATGAATTAACTATTAGGTAAATGcagtattaaaaataaacaagGGTAATCAATTTGTACGTAACCCCTCACCGGAGCGGTTATTTTGTAATATAGTTTTGACCTAAAACAGTCAGCACTCCATCATTAAGATTTGTAGTTGGAGGTTAGCCATGTGAGGCCTTCGTAAAGTCCGTCACCTGTGGTGGCACAGGAGGGTTGAACATACCAATTCCTGTCTCGGATGCGGGTCAATCCCAGCTTCTCCTGGATTTCGTGCGGCTTCATGGCGTCGGGGAGGTCTTGCTTATTGGCGAATATCAAGATGATGGCATCCCTCATCTCCCGGTCATTGATGATGCGGTGGAGTTCCTGCCGCGCCTCGTCGATGCGATCCCGGTCGGCGCAATCCACCACGAAAATCAGCCCCTGCGTCCCAGTGTAGTAGTGTCGCCACAGGGGGCGGATCTTATCCTGCCCGCCGACGTCCCACACGTTGAACTTGACGTTTTTGTACGTGACCGTCTCCACGTTGAAGCCCACCGTGGGGATGGTGGTGACCGACTGTCCCAGTTTCAGTTTGTACAGGATTGTCGTCTTCCCGGCGGCGTCCAGTCCAAGCATCAGTATTCTCATCTCCTTGTTCCCGAATATCTTAGACAGCATCTTCCCCATTTTCAACTCTTGTGCATTAAAATACCTTGCTggtaatgatttaaaaaaaaaacagtattcttTATATTCCTTGAGGTTAATTATAGGCTTATCTGTGAAAGCATGACTGCGAGTGAGAAGGTTAGAACAGCACTCTCATGTTGCTACAGGTCaggatgctgctgctgctgcatggACGTACTATACAAGTAGCACCGTGCGGCCTCTTCACACCATGCCTTGCTACTCTACAAACTGTTGCGGATGTGTGGGCATTCTTAACTCCAAAAGTGCCTAAAAGGGAGTTATCGGTGTGTTAAAATGCAGGCAGGTTATCTAACACGACAACGGTCCTCCTGGCGAGGTGTGACAGTCCTCTTTACCTGCTGCGCCCCGGCTCTTTCGCCACTATTGGGTGAGGAAAATCCGCCTTTCTGCGGCCAAccaaagcttctttttttttttctccacccTCGCGGCAGGAGAAGTCCTCTGTGACTCAGCAACACATGTAGACCACCATGAAAACTCTCGCCCCCCTGTAAGGAGATTAAAGAGCAGTGTCAGACAAGCCAAATGAGTCCATGTCCGTTAATGACGGCTAGCAAGCTAACTAGCTTGTAGCCTAGCGCGCTAGCTAGCAGTTAGCGGGGGGGAAAAGCAACCGTATCCTGTTACAGACCAGGCGCTGAACATGAAAAATACTCGCCTCGCCTGACTTTAAATGGGACTCTTGAGTAAAACACAAGCCTGTTTACCTGCGTTCGGCTCTCACTTTTGATCCCCAATAGTAGATTTTGTCCTTTAAGCCGAGCTGGTCGAGGCGGTGTTACACCGGAAAGGTGTGGAGCTGCCTTCACAACCACTTCCTGCCCTCCACTTCATTGAATGCTGCTGGTGCGTTCAATGACGACTACGGAAACAATGCAACTCCACTCAACTACTTTATCGGCACATCAAAGATGTAACAACGATAAAGCCGAACAGTAATGCGGACTTACAAGAGGCCCCTGGCCGTTAAAGAGGAAACAAATAtattcaaatgtatttttgttcaaATTTGGTTTTATACCGTTATCTTAAAACACATCTTAAACGTTACATTCGTTTAATCTCAATGTTGCCACACCAGTAAAGCGTAATAGCGCCATCTTATGGTTGAAATACGCATTAACATGAACTGCAAACGTTTCTGTGGTCAGCCTCGACTAATTTAAAACAGATTAGCAACAACTTCAGCCACATTGGCACCAGGTTATTGTGATTAAAtgcaataataaaattaaaaaaaatactactgctactaataataatgatgcaTAATTGTGTAGTTTATTTTGACGCAAACAATGTATATATAGCGATACTAAATGATATGGCTCCCGTtagaacagtcaggatcaaagcccgctctgaaccatggatgaatccagACCTATTggctgccataaaagacagagacagaaaatactcagAATACCAAAAGTGCAAAAccgaagtagataaacaacccaataataacctcaaatcactcctttcaacattcaaaaagcaatgcaataaattaagaaataaaacaactaacctgactaaatcctttaaaaaaaattacattaccgacaaaatagaggaaaacacaaataagccacgtgagctctggaaaatcctcaacaaccagctttctggttgcagccagaaacttaaaaccagactcaccaacatcaacatcaaggagggtgactccctcattacagacaaaatggaggtagtaagcagacttaacatctttttcaccagcatagccacaactctagtcaacaagctgtcccaccactctggtcgctttggtgtagaacacattaaagccttctacagaaagctaggagtatccaacaacgatttcaaattagaaatggtctcagctgatgaggtgattaaaaaattgagcgcgctccaccgaAACAAGGCCACTGGCCTTgataatatcccctccagattcctcagggactctgccaccaccattgccccgatcatcacgcacataataaacctctcaattactcaaggccaagtaccaaaatatttcaaaatagcaagagtaactcccctctttaaaaaaggaagcaaattagaacctggcaactaccgacctgtttctattctcagttccatttcgaaagtagtggaaacaatagtttatgaacaggtcgatagttaccttgccaccaataaactcatgtacaaattccaatacagcttcagaactaaccactctactgacacatgccttctctatctgactgaccacatcaaacatgaggtggacgcgggcaaatactgcggcatggtcatgctggatcttcagaaggcctttgacaccattaaccacgctatactgttggataagctcagagcaatcggatttgataaaacctcatcgagctggatgcaatcttacttggaggggaggaaacaggtgggagaggtgaacggcaccgtgccccccccctctcagtaagctgtggagtcccccaaggcagtatattagggcctttactgttcctaatatacataaatgacatgtcatcagcatgcgactgtgaattgtttttgtttgcggatgactcggccatgccggtatccggcaaggacaagtcacaggtggagaaaatcctcagtgttgaactctgtagaacttgcacctggctcgctgacaacaagctatccacacacttaggtaaaacgga
Coding sequences within it:
- the arf6b gene encoding ADP-ribosylation factor 6b, yielding MGKMLSKIFGNKEMRILMLGLDAAGKTTILYKLKLGQSVTTIPTVGFNVETVTYKNVKFNVWDVGGQDKIRPLWRHYYTGTQGLIFVVDCADRDRIDEARQELHRIINDREMRDAIILIFANKQDLPDAMKPHEIQEKLGLTRIRDRNWYVQPSCATTGDGLYEGLTWLTSNYKS